A window of Aurantibacillus circumpalustris genomic DNA:
GCCGATTTCGCAATTACCAATTGGCAAAATTTTAAATACCTTGATGAAACTAATGATCTTAGAAAAAGTTACCGCATAGCCGTAGGAATGAATTTTGTTCCAGAAAAATACGCGGCTGGCCGTGATGCTTTTTTTAAACGCTTAAATTATAGACTAGGTGCCTCTTATAAAAGCGGATCTATTTATTTAAACAATTCTTACATTTCAGACTATTCAGTTTCAGCAGGTATTGGCATACCGGTGGGCATTGGGCGTTTGTCTTCTATGGTGAACATTAGCGGACAATATGGATTTATGGGTTCTAATGATCCTACTTTAATTAAGCAGAATTACTGGCGCGTAAATTTCGGCTTTACTTTTTGCGACCGTTGGTTTCAAAAATACAAATACGATTAAGTTTTGTTAAAACAATGTCGCATAGCTTTGCCCTTTATTCTTCTAAGTGCAGTTTGCGCACTTTTTGTTTCGTGTACAAACGATCTTAAAGATGTAATGGCATTGCCTAAAAACGAATTAAGTCCGTCGCAAATAGGTGATACGGTTACAATGATTTACACAGATAGTTCTCAATTAAAGGTGATGCTTAAGGCAAATAGGATGTTGGTTTTCGAGAAAAATGTGAGTGAACCATTTAAGATTTTACCAAATGGTTTTTTCGTAACCTTTTTTGAAGACGATAAAATATCAGCCACGCTTAAGGCGAATTATGGCGTGCAATACGATGTAAGCAAAAAAATGGAGGCCAAGTATGCGGTTGAAGTTGTAAATAGAGATGGCACAAAACTCGAAACTGAAAAACTTATATGGAACGAACTCACAAAAAAAATATATACCAATGCTTTCGTAAAAATAACAACTGAAACCGAAATTATAACAGGAGTAGGTATGGAGAGCAATCAAGATTTCACAAAGTATCAATTAAAAAAAATAGTAGCAACCCTTCAATTAAAAGACGATGAGTAAAGATTTTCAAAGTAAGGTGTATATCTTTTTAGAACGCCTTTGGTTAGTGGCAGCAGCGCTGGGTGTGTGTTGCGTGGTTTATTTTCTTATCATGAAGGATAATGACAGCGCCCTTTTCTTTTTCGGTTTTTTTGTGTTATCTGCTTTACTTTATTTGCTGCGTAAAAGACAAAGAGTAAAATACGAGAAGTTTCTCGAGAATAACGGAAATGATTATGAACCAGGAAAGAAAATAGACTAATATTAAATGTAAGATGTAAAATGTGAAATGGAAGAGGGGGTGGAGTGTTTTTTGAGTTCACATTTTCTTTATGTAAGATGTAAAATGTGAAATGGAAGAGGGGGTGGGAGTGTTTTTTGAGTTCACATTTTCTTTATGTAAGATGTAAGATGTGAAATGGAAGAGGTGAGTATATTTTCCATCTCCACTTCTATCTTCCAACTTACCTTTTCCAACTTACCTTTTCCATCTTCCCTTTTCCATCTTCCATCTCCACTTCCATCTTCCCTTTTCCATCTTCCCTTCCTGACAGCCGTTCATCCCAAAACCTTTTAAGAGAATTATATAAATAGTAATTTTAAGAAATGCTGTTTGTATTACTTAAAGAGAGTGTATTATTTGCTTGGCAATCATTAGTGTCAAACAAATTGCGTTCTTTTTTGAGCTTACTCGGTATTACAATTGGAATCTTTGCAATTATTCTTGTATTCACAATTGTTGACGGACTAGAAAGTAATATTCGTGGAAGCGTAGAATCTCTTGGTAATAATGTTGTATATGTTCAAAAATGGCCATGGAGTTTCGGTCCCGATTATCCTTGGTGGAAATATATTAATCGCCCAACACCCCAATATTATGAACTTGATGAATTACAAAGGCGCTGTAAAACAACCGAGGCGGTTGCCTATCGGATTGGTGCACGTAAAACAATCAAGTATAGGTCCAATAGTATAAAAAATGCAGTAGTGGCGGGAATTTCCCACGATTTTTATAAGATAAAAAACTTTGATCTCAGTTCGGGAAGGTATTTTACGCAAAACGAAACCGAAGCTGGCTACCGTTTGGTTTTAATAGGTGCTGAAATTGCTGCTGGTCTTTTTGGAGACGAAGATCCGATTGGAAAACAAATTAAGATTTCAGGGCATAAGTCTACGGTAATAGGTGTCATAAAAAAGGAAGGAGAAAGTTTATTAGGAATGAGTTTTGATTATCAAGTCGTAACACCTTATAATTTTGCCCGTTATATCATGGATGTGCGTTCCGAAAGATCAGATCCAACCATTTATGTTAAGGCAAAACCAAATGTGAGCAATGCTGAAATGATGGATGAATTAACCGGAGTATTACGCGGACTTAGGAAAATAAAACCAATCGCCGATCAAAACTTTGCTTTAAATGAAACCAGTCTCTTAAGCAAAGCTTTTGATGCCTTATTCGATATTATTGGAACAGCAGGTTGGATTATTGGTGGTTTTTCAATACTGGTTGGTGGTTTTGGAATTGCCAATATTATGTTTGTATCCGTTCGTGAGCGAACCAACTTAATAGGAATTCAAAAAAGTTTAGGAGCTAAAAATATTTTTATTTTGTTTCAATTTTTAAGTGAAAGCGTTTTGCTAAGTTTTATTGGCGGATTTTTTGGATTGCTTCTCACTTTTATTATTACTGAGCTTGGAAAGGATGCTATGGGTATGGATATTAGTTTAAGCAGTGCCAATATTATTCTTGGTTTTACCATTTCAATACTTATAGGAATAATTAGCGGTTTTATTCCGGCATACAGTGCATCACAGTTAGATCCGGTGGAAGCGATAAGAACGAATTAGTACGATAGTTTAAAATTGTTCAAACAGGTTCAAATGAGTTTAAATGGTTGAAAGGGTTCAATAAAGAGAATAGTTTAAAATTGTTCACAAAAGTTCAAGATGGTTAAAATGAAATTACGTTGGATTAGTGCTCAAATTGCATTGATTGAAAATACTTTAGTTGAAAGTCGTTTTGAACTAATTAAACCACATTTGAACTCCTTTAACCCTTTTCGCCAATGAAACGTCCCCGCATCATATCTATTATTTGTATTATTGGCTACCTGGCTGTACTCATTACTTTCCCTCAAGTATTTTCACCGCCAATTAAAAAACTGGGTATGTTTATGCCTGCCTTATTCGGAATTTTAATCTCTGCGCAGTTTATAGCCTGTGTTGGCGTTTGGTATTACAAACAATGGGGCGTTCAAATGTATTTATTGGCTTTTTTTGCAAAAACTATATTTTTCTTGACTACTCAACAAACCGGGTTTAGCTTTTACTTTGGTGGACTTATTTCCTTGGTTTCCATTATCTTATTATTAAGACACTATCCTAAGATGAATCCAAATCTTTAAAATACGAGCCTTATTCACCTAAATTCTTAATCTCAATTTAGAGGAGAATGGTCTAAAAAAACCCCATTTTTAGAAAAAAGTTTGTTTCATGAAAATAAAATTGTATATCTTTAAATAGGAATTAAAAAAGACCCATTTTTTCATTCCCTCACTAGAACATACATTTTAATCACTCGAACTAATGGTTGGCGAAGTAGAAACATCAGAAATCCTAGATACCCTAAAAAGCTTTTTTGGCTTTAATGGATTTAAAGGTAACCAAGAAAAAATTATTAAAAGCTTACTAGGCGGCAAAGACACCTTTGTGATAATGCCTACTGGCGGGGGAAAGAGCTTGTGCTACCAGCTTCCTGCCATGCTAAGTGAAGGAACTGCAATTGTAGTATCGCCTCTAATAGCACTCATGAAGAATCAGGTGGATGCTATACGCGGATTTAGCAAGGAAACAGGCATTGCCCACTTTTTAAACTCATCTTTAAATAAAAGCGACATTGCCCAAGTTAAAAAGGATGTGCTTTCTGGTAAAACAAAATTATTATACATAGCTCCCGAAACTTTAACAAAGGAGGATAACATCGCTTTTTTTAAAGAATTCAAAATTTCATTCTTTGCCATTGACGAAGCGCATTGTATTTCGGAGTGGGGCCATGATTTTAGACCAGAATACCGTCGTTTACGTCCTATAATAGATGCAGTAGGTTCAGTTCCGGTAATGGCACTTACAGCAACTGCTACCCCAAAGGTGCAGCAAGACATTCAAAAGAATTTAGGGATGATGGGGGCTGAACTTTATAAGTCCTCATTTAACCGCGATAATTTATATTATGACGTAAGGTCAAAACAAAACGTTATAAAGGAGATTATTAAGTATGTAAAATCCAATTCGGGTAAAAGCGGAATTATTTATTGCCTAAGCCGTAAAAAAGTAGAGGAAATTGCTGAAGCTTTAAAAGTGAATGGTATAAAAGCTGCACCTTACCATGCAGGTTTGGATGCAAAAGAACGCGCCAGAACTCAAGACGGCTTTTTGATGGAAGATCTAAATGTGATTGTTGCAACAATTGCTTTCGGTATGGGAATTGATAAACCAGATGTGCGTTTTGTAATTCACCACGATATTCCAAAATCCCTAGAAGGATACTATCAGGAAACCGGTCGTGCTGGTCGTGACGGAGGGGAAGGTAAATGCGTTACTTTTTACAGTTACGATGATATTTTGAAGTTGGAAAAATTCATGAAAGACAAACCAGTTGCCGAACAGGAAATTGGTAAACAAATGCTTTCTGAAACCGCTTCTTTTGCTGAAACTAGTAGCTGTCGCCGAAAATTTTTACTCCATTATTTTGGAGAAGAGTTTGATGAGGTAAAATGTAATGGTATGTGCGATAATTGTCGCCACCCTAAACAAAAATTTGAAGCTAAGGAGGATCTTGAGTTGGCTTTAAAATGTATAAGTGAAATTAAAGAAAAACATAAAATTAAAGATGTGATAAATGTGTTGATGGGGAACTTAACTGCTACCGCCAAAACATATAAGCACAATACTGTTGAATCATGGGGCGCTGGAGTTGATCATGATAAGGATGATAAATTTTGGCAAGCAGTTTTAAGACAAACTATTGTAAACGGATTTTTATCAAAAGACATTGAAAATTATGGTTTGTTGCGCTTAACAGATAAAGGAAAGGCCTTTTTGAAAAAACCAGTAAGCATTAAATTTACACTTGATCACGATTATGCTAAAGGCGATGCTCCTACAGGTGATGATGATATTGTTGTTGGAGGAAAAGGTGGTGGATCAGCAGCGGATGAGATACTGTTTGCCATGCTCAAAGATCAGGTTAAAAAAACAGCCAAAGCAAAAGGTTTACCTCCCTATGTTATTTTTCAAGAGCTGTCTTTGGAAGAAATGTCGATTCAGTATCCAATAACCATGGATGAAATGACAAAGATAAGTGGTGTTGGTTCTGGTAAAGCAGCCAAGTACGGTAAAGCTTTTGTGGATTTGATAAAAAAATACGTGGATGATAATGACATCGAACGTCCGGTTGATATGGTGATTAAGTCGGTAGTAAATAAATCTGGTTTAAAAGTATACATCATCCAAAATATTGATAGAAAAATTGGCTTAAAAGAAATGGCAAAAAGTAAAAACCTTACCCTTCCAAAACTTTTAACGGAAATAGAAACCATTGTTGAATCTGGCACCCGCATAAATATCAATTATTACATTGATGATTTGATGGACGAAGAAAAACAAGATGAAATTCTGGAATACTTTAAGGAAAGTGAAACGGATAGTGTTGAAGATGCTTTAAAGGAGTTAGGCGAAAACGATTATTCTGAAGAAGAGATTCGTGTGATGCGGATAAAGTTTTTATCAGATTTTGGGAATTAAGCCACGAATTACACAAATTACACGAATAAATCCCGCTACAGGCGGGATTTATTTTTATTAGTAATAAGGCCAACGTATAATTTCAATTCTGCAAAGCATTATAAATTTGCCTACAATGTATTTCAAAATAGTTTAGCGTAATTCGTGAAATTGGTGGCTAATA
This region includes:
- the lptC gene encoding LPS export ABC transporter periplasmic protein LptC → MPFILLSAVCALFVSCTNDLKDVMALPKNELSPSQIGDTVTMIYTDSSQLKVMLKANRMLVFEKNVSEPFKILPNGFFVTFFEDDKISATLKANYGVQYDVSKKMEAKYAVEVVNRDGTKLETEKLIWNELTKKIYTNAFVKITTETEIITGVGMESNQDFTKYQLKKIVATLQLKDDE
- a CDS encoding ABC transporter permease, translated to MLFVLLKESVLFAWQSLVSNKLRSFLSLLGITIGIFAIILVFTIVDGLESNIRGSVESLGNNVVYVQKWPWSFGPDYPWWKYINRPTPQYYELDELQRRCKTTEAVAYRIGARKTIKYRSNSIKNAVVAGISHDFYKIKNFDLSSGRYFTQNETEAGYRLVLIGAEIAAGLFGDEDPIGKQIKISGHKSTVIGVIKKEGESLLGMSFDYQVVTPYNFARYIMDVRSERSDPTIYVKAKPNVSNAEMMDELTGVLRGLRKIKPIADQNFALNETSLLSKAFDALFDIIGTAGWIIGGFSILVGGFGIANIMFVSVRERTNLIGIQKSLGAKNIFILFQFLSESVLLSFIGGFFGLLLTFIITELGKDAMGMDISLSSANIILGFTISILIGIISGFIPAYSASQLDPVEAIRTN
- the recQ gene encoding DNA helicase RecQ, coding for MVGEVETSEILDTLKSFFGFNGFKGNQEKIIKSLLGGKDTFVIMPTGGGKSLCYQLPAMLSEGTAIVVSPLIALMKNQVDAIRGFSKETGIAHFLNSSLNKSDIAQVKKDVLSGKTKLLYIAPETLTKEDNIAFFKEFKISFFAIDEAHCISEWGHDFRPEYRRLRPIIDAVGSVPVMALTATATPKVQQDIQKNLGMMGAELYKSSFNRDNLYYDVRSKQNVIKEIIKYVKSNSGKSGIIYCLSRKKVEEIAEALKVNGIKAAPYHAGLDAKERARTQDGFLMEDLNVIVATIAFGMGIDKPDVRFVIHHDIPKSLEGYYQETGRAGRDGGEGKCVTFYSYDDILKLEKFMKDKPVAEQEIGKQMLSETASFAETSSCRRKFLLHYFGEEFDEVKCNGMCDNCRHPKQKFEAKEDLELALKCISEIKEKHKIKDVINVLMGNLTATAKTYKHNTVESWGAGVDHDKDDKFWQAVLRQTIVNGFLSKDIENYGLLRLTDKGKAFLKKPVSIKFTLDHDYAKGDAPTGDDDIVVGGKGGGSAADEILFAMLKDQVKKTAKAKGLPPYVIFQELSLEEMSIQYPITMDEMTKISGVGSGKAAKYGKAFVDLIKKYVDDNDIERPVDMVIKSVVNKSGLKVYIIQNIDRKIGLKEMAKSKNLTLPKLLTEIETIVESGTRININYYIDDLMDEEKQDEILEYFKESETDSVEDALKELGENDYSEEEIRVMRIKFLSDFGN